The window GATGAGGTCAAGGTTTGGTGAAGAGAGCCAGTGGGAACTGGGCCATCTTAAAAAGTCTTAATTCTAGTTTAGACAGGAATTTGTTTAGTTCCCATATTCCCTCTCTATTTTCCCCTGATCTCTTAAAATCTTTCTGTTAGACTTATCCAGAACTGAGAGAGGGATATTAAAGTGTCCAGTCACTATTCTGTCACTATCTGTGTCTTTTTGTAGCTCTGatgtttcctttatgaatttgaaTGCAAGGcatttggataattttttattattgacaTTGGTTTGTTATCTATGGTTCCTTGTTAGTCACTAGTTagtttttgaatgtttttgcTTTATCAGATAACATGATGGCCACTTTGTTGTATTCACTTGcatagtgaatttttttccatcctgttttattttgtatgtgtctttgtttcttttaagcAACAGATtgtagggttttgttttcttatccatttcTTATCCATTATCCATctcattttattggattgtttaatcccttcacatttaaagttatgactggttaattttttctaatttttctctaatATTGCTTTTCCCTCAAGTTATGATGTTTTCTCCTCAtttgctattaaaaaatactatccCCTTGTAAAGAACAATATTATCTTCCTTGAGTTACTTTActtaaatcttcttttttttttttatgatggccTTGTTTCTACTGGCTCACTTCTAATCCTGACCCCCTTTTCCCTTTGAagttttgcttcctttttctctcctacttttctctgtttatataattcttctcactctattatttttattttatttttaatatttttattatacttttttatttttccaaatatatgtaaagataattttcaacattcacccttgaaaaaccttgtgttccaaatttttctccctctcttgctccttcccttctcccctagaAAGCAAACAATCCactataagttaaacatgtgtaattcttccaaaaatatttctattttcatcatTCTGCTCAAGAAAAGTcagctcaaaaggaaaaaaatccaaaaggaaggaaaaatgcaagcaaacaacaaaagaggtTGAAAACACtaagctttgatccacattcagttcagtcttctctctggatgcagatggctctttccatcacaagtctattgaaattgccttgaatcatcttagccaagtccatcagagttgatcatcacataatcttcttgttgctatggaatgttttcttgattctgttcatctcacttagcatgagttcatgtaagtctccccaggcctctctgaaatcatcctgctgatcgtttcttacagaacaataatattccataacttattcagcccttccccaattgatgagcatgcactcagtttccagttcctcgtcactacaaaaagggctgccacaaatatttttgcacatggaggtccttttcctcttttatgatctctctgagatactggatatgcacaatttgatagctctttaggcatggatccaaattgctctccagaatgattggatcatttcacaactccaccagcaatgtattagtgttccagttttcccacctcccttcCCAGATTGAGAAATAAATCTTCTCTTCATTTACTCTtcgtttctttaaaaaaaagttttagatatCCCATTATTGACatccattttaaaagaaattgtggTTAAGCTAAAATTTGTAGATGGATCATCCTGAGTTGGTTGCATCCTGATCTTCCTTTGCTATTGAGAACACATTATTCCATTCCCTCCTACGGGTTTTTTTGATGGGTGCAAATAGTGTTATGTTATTCAAATCTCCTTTTTTATTGAAGGTCAGTCTTCTGATcatatcttaatttttcttagttgaattgttaaatttaaccactaTCTGTCTTGAAGTTTGTagtcttggcttttttttttttttttcggaggtaaaatgaattctttcaatagaaatttccttttttctgttcagAAGTGCTGGGCAGTTCTGCTATGTTATTTCTTGTGTTATAGTGTGAAAGTTTTTGGTCCTTCTGGGAGACATGTCCTGCCTTTGAGATCATGTTTTGCTTGCGTAGATAGTGTATTTTCTGTTAATgttcctggcttttttttttttcttcttcttcttctcttgttTTAGGTTGTCcttcacttttttatttccatCCCCAACCTATTGGTTTTTCTTTCCTGTTAATTTTGTGAGGTTTGACTTTGCAGATTCCACTTTTTTGTATTCTGCTCTTTCTTTATGCTGTGCAGGACATCAGTTCTTTCGTAAttcctatttctcttttgaaccatTCCATGTTTTCTTTATACACCACAGGGTCTCTGCCTCATTGGATCATTTTCCTTTGCCTCACCTATTTATTCCTGTACTTGAATTCTTTTACTAGGTCTGGAGGCCATATTTCCTTCAGTTGTCAAGGTTTTCCTTACTGATTTATCTGCTTAGGGTCTaggtctttgaattttctttttctgagttctttggtaatttcagtctctcccctctttcccatTTCTAATTCTGTCCCATTGAATGGTGGTTTTCTGAGGGCTGGCTTTTAAAGCACTGAAACCTGCTCCTCTCTGGTTCACTAGCCTGGGTCTCTGCCACGAGTGATTTTGAGGTGGTCAGAAGTGGCTCCTGGCAGGATTTGGTGCTCTTTCCTCAGGCTTGGCCCGTGACTCGTGGCCTCGGCTCCCTCTTCCTCCATTTAGTTCAGAGTTATTTGGCTGGCGCTGTGGCCTTGGGCACCCTGGCACTGGCATCTGCAGCTGCCTGTGGGGAGCTGGGAAAGAGGCGTTAAGTGGGTGTGCattggtgggtttttttcccaAACCATTTAGATTCTGGGTGTCCTGAATCATTGAGACAGCTGAAGTTGCTCTGGCTTCTCTTTTAGAGGATTGAGAGGTTTTAGGAATCTGAGGAAATATCGACTCCACCATCTTGATGCTCCAAAGGCTTGGAAGCCCTCCCAGTCCCtaattctcttccccttcctcccctagttatttccattatatatgtgtgtgtgtgtgtacctagTTGTTTATATATTGCTTCCTCCATTAGATCGTAAGTTCCTTGCTGGCAGGAAATCTTGTATTTGCCcacccagtgcttagcatagagcCTAGCACGAAGGAGGGGCTTCATAACTATTGATTGACATATTGTCAGTGCCTGTGATAAATGCTTTTGATCTCTTCCTTTGTTGGGGTCAAGGACAGAGCCAGAGGCACCAGGACTTAGCATAGTGCCGGCCTTTGGGGGAGCTGAAGaatgtttattgagtgactgACTTTTCTCATCAGTTCCCTGTTCCCTGGAAGGGCTTGACCCCAGTTTGAAACATGTGTGAGTGTGTCTCTAAGTACGTAGATAGGCGGATATAGGAATATACACATAGATCCATATGTGTCCTTTTAAAAAGCAGAGTTTATGCTTTTGAATTCCCTGCCCCTGGTGGCTTGTCACCGAGTAAGTGAAAGGAGGCTGGAGGGAGCGTCGGCTCAGAACCTTCGGCCCCTCAGAGATCCTCACCTTACGCAGGAGGAAACTTGGGCTGATAGAAAGAAGGGCTTTGCGTCAGGTCTGCCCAGTAGACAGGGCACCGGATTCCCACCCACTTCTTGTCCCCGGTTGGGACATCTCTTGGTAGCAGTTCTTATAAATATTCTGTGAAACAGCTTGGGCCGGTTTTGctgctttccctcttccctctcctgcTGAGAAGGGGAGAAAGCACAAATTCATGACCTTTCCTGCCCTTTCTTGGCTGGCTTTGGCAGCAGCTCCAAGGGCTGAAAGGCAGGACTCACTGCCGTCCCTCTCTCCATCAGGAGGCTGCTTCTGAACCATGAAATGAGTCCTTTGGCGGATGGTGCTTGGGATGAGGTCCCTGGGACCGGTGCTCTCTCTTTTATTGCATCAAGGAGTGAGAGGAGGGGAGAACCAGGCGCACTGGAGTAGGGCCAGGAGAGTGGGGAGGACCAGTCCTGAAGGTCTGGCCTAGGCTAAGGGATCGTGGGTCACAGAACACGGGCCTGCCAGTCAGTCCAGCCTCCCACTTAATTGGTGTGACTTGGGGCAAGGCCCTTTCCCTAAATCGTGAGTCCTGCTAGCTAGTATTTATACAGTGCTGTAGGTTTGTCAGGCATATTACACgtatttttcatgttatttttcatGTGATTCTCATAACCACTTTAGGAGGTAGGGGCTATTTTTATCCCTgttttaccaataaggaaactgaggcaggcaggttaagtgatttgcccaaggtcacagcaGTGGTAAGAGTCACAGTCAGAATTTGGATGTGGCACTTCCTGCCATTGTGCTCTTACAGCTGCCTAATCTTAAGGATGGAGATGGGGCTGTGTGGAAGCTGGGCCAgatcccatttcttttctccaagccTTATGGGGTCAGATACATAATAAACTATAAAGTGCTACGCGAGGAGCCACTTACTCTCATTCCAGAGGCTCCTGGAGCTGTAGTGGGAGGACTTCAGGGGCCTCTCTTCCAACTGCCCCATTTCTGGCATCCAAGAACTTCAGGGTGAACCCCTAGTCCAGAAAGTGCTCTCGGGGTCCATGGTTGGAGTCTAGACAGTGATGTTTTTGAGCCCCGGGATCCTGGGTAATTtcttggtgcctcagtttccttttttgtaaaatgacttAAAAACTGCTATTCCCCTACCTCATGGAGTGCCCTCTTCCACTTTAAATGTCTTAGAAATATGAGCTGCTGTCAGCAAGCATTTGTTTAAGTGCCTTACAGGTGCTAGGTTTACAAAGGTCAATGAAACAGCCCCTGCCCCCAACGGACTTCCTTCCACTCCAGAGTGAGGAAAGGCCTCTCCAGCTTCCCTGCACGCCTGGGGCAGCTCTGGGGGCCGTGACAGCAGCCAGGACACCCCCACTTTCCTGGTTCTAGGCGGGGCATTGTCTTCTGGGATCCCGCAGCATTGCCGGAGAGCTCGgggttctcccctcccccagctacCTCACAACCACCCCCCTGTCTGTCTCCCTGCAGGTGAAGGGCCGCCCCATCAGCATCGATTGGCAGGGCTGCGACCCCTCAAAGCTCTACACCCTGGTCCTCACCGACCCAGATGCCCCCAGCAGGAAGGACCCCAAGTTCCGGTGAGTCGGGAGGGGGTAGGGCACGGGTGCTAGTCAGGAGTGCTGGAGCCTTGGGAGGGTGACGAGACACTGTCTGTCCTTGGAATGGCTCCCGGACCCCTTTGGACCGGTCCTCAGAAACAAGATGGTGGCGGTGCTCTAGTGGGAGTGGGGCCTGCTCTGGCAGCCTGGGTGCAGGTGCCGCCAGCCTCCGATGGGGTGACCCCACGCGGGCAGATCACCTAGGCTCTCTTCATCTGCCGAATGGGGTCAGGGATCCAGAACTTGGGCTTTCTCCCTGAGTTGGAGCTCTTGGAAAGACTCTtgtgcccatttcacagatgaggaagtggAGGCTCAGCTGCCATGGGATGCACGGATCACTGGGCTAAAGCTGGCGCAGACCTCGGGGGCTACTGGCACCCGTCACTCGCtgaattttgtgttttttcccacAAAGGCGCCTCCCTGATGCTCAGCTGGCTTTTCCGACAGACAGGATAGTCACTGGGTACCATTAGAAGTGCGGGCTAGCCTGTTTCCTTCTGCTTCCCCTCCCCTTGTCTGGCCTGCCATGAGCCACGTGACCGCCTCCCGCAATGCCCGTGGTTACCTGCTGAGGAAGAGGTCACCAGCTTGCCCTCCACCCTCTGATCTGGGAATCCCCACCCCACCTTTTGCCCATGGGCAGACAGGCCCTAACAGGCCTTGGACAAAGTCCCTGGGGGCTGGGCGAGGGAAGGGGGACCTAGTCTCAGAAGGTCGCCTGGAAGCCCTTAGGAAAGTGTGGCTGGGCCTGGTGGCCGTGGGGACGGGAGAGCAGGTGTCCCCCTGCAGCCCTTCCAGCTCGAGGATCCTGTGGCCCAGAGAGGCCCCCAGGGGAAAGCTGCAGCGCTGGCCCTGGGAGTCGGGTCCCCTCCTCTAGCCTGGTGGCTCCTGCCCTACCTGGGCTGCTGGGGGGCCTCCCCCCAGCCTTTCCTGGGCCAGAGAGGCTGCTGTGGGGCAGGCGTGGCCAGGAGCCTCCTGGGGTTCTGACCCCTTTTTCCCCCTGCAGGGAATGGCACCACTTCCTGGTGGTCAACATGAAAGGCAGCGACATCAGCAGCGGGACTGTCCTCTCGGATTACGTGGGCTCCGGCCCACCCAAGGGAACAGGTGAGTCCGGGGCTAAGCTGAGTGCGCCACCTGGAGGAAGAGCTGGGGGCCCTGGGAGGGCGGTGTGTCAGTGGGGTGCAAGGAAGCCATGGATGGAACTGTCTGAGAGTTGGAGGGCCCCCCACCCCCTGCTCTTGTGGCCTTGGTACTAAGGAGAGAGCGGGCTCAAGGGGGAGTTGGGGTCTTGAGCTGGTCTTTCCCAAGGGCCCCTTTTGTGGCCCCTTCTTGTATGCTAGTAGGGAGACCTGCCCGGGAGGAGCTGATGTTCTGAGCGGGGAGAGGCAGTGCTGCTTGGGGGTCCCCTCCCAGGGTCAGGCCTGGCTGCAGGTTCAGCCCTTCCCCTTTCATACCTGATGAAACCAGCCCAGAGTCTGGGGGAGCTGGCAAGTCACCCAAGGGGGAACTGACTCCTCGTCCTCTGGCTGAAGGAGCTCTGGTTTTTCCCACTGCATCAGGCATCCTCCTTGGTGACagctctctctcccccccacctccaTGCTCCTTCCAAGGGCCCGGCTCTGAGCCCCCCCAGCCTGGCCTGGCCACTCTGGTACCTCCTCGGTTTGTCAGTGCAGGGAGCAGGCGCCCAACTCAAGCAGGCAGGGATGGAGCCGAGGCTGGGGGGTCCTGGGGAGCAGCTGGGGACTCTTGCTCCTGCTATTCCCTGGCCATGATTTCCGCATTTTGGCTCCTGCAGAAGCTCCCCGAGGGGCTGGTGCTTCCCCTTGAGAGCTCGGGTGGGGTTTGTGCCCGGGCTCAGGCGGTGTCCTCAGGCAATGAGCGCCGTGGGCAGGGTTTGTGCCCGGGCTCTCTGGGTGTTTCGGGACCTTTGGTGGATCTGGGAATCCCCCGGTATTGAAGATGACCGCAGACTACAAGACCCCTGCCCGAGTTAAGCATGGTGCAGCTTTGGGCCAGGCTTGAGAAGGGCAAGGATGGagcatttgcaaagcacttacaTTTTCATCCTGCTTTGCCTAAGCTGGGCTCCAAGAAGCCTTTACCCCCAAACCATCATGGCGGCTGTGGAGGGATTTCAGGGAACCCCTCAGCTGGCATAGAACAAAAGAACTTCTTTAGTGACGTGAAGGAGTTGCCTTGGTAATCCAGggtatttttttattctcttgaaCACAGTTCAGAAAAGGGGTCTGTCCCTTGGCCTTCCAGACCCCAAGGACCCCGGGATACTCAGGGTGAAGAACCCTTGTTCTCGGTCATTACCTGGGGCCCTGAGCAAGAAGCGGGGCCGGGAGCCAGGCAGCCGCAGCGGCTGCTTTCCCCCCATGGAGCCAGCCTGTCTGGGGAACAGATGGTTGCCCGGCTGGCTTCAGGAAGGGCATCTTCCTGGGTGACCGCTGACACGAGTCTGCCGCGCCCAGCACAGCTGGGCACCTGAAGGGGGAGGGTATCTCCTGGGATCATTCATTTCTCCCACAGGGAAGGGCCATTCTCACAAGCAGGCGGCATGCTCTCATTTAAAAAACCCTGCCAGCCCAGTACCCTGGGCACAGCCTGGCAGGGACCCTGgcagggtggggggtggggaggcagGGGAAATGAAGAAGAGTCTACAGGGCCCCACAGGGGCGTGGTTTGGCACTGACAACCGTGCCCACTGTGTCCTCTGCTTTCCCCCAGGTCTTCACCGCTACGTGTGGCTGGTTTACGAGCAGAGTGGGCCTCTCAAGTGCGATGAACGGATCCTGTCCAACCGTTCTGGGGACCACCGCGGCAAGTTCAAGGTGGCCACCTTCCGGAACAAGTACAAGCTGGGGTCCCCCGTTGCCGGCACGTGCTACCAGGCCGAATGGGATGATTACGTGCCCCGGCTGTACGAGCAGCTGGCCGGGAAGTAGGGCCCTGTCATGGGGTGACCCCTCCCTGGGCAATGGGAGCAGATGCCCCTCCCCCTTGTTTCCATAGGTGCCACTTGTTCGGGCATCAACTGGCACCGTCTTTCTAGTGGGGGAGGGGACTTGCTGGCTTAGTGTGTTAgcaaatggggggaggggaaggggggagggagtcGATGTTAGTAAAAGTCATGGTTTGATTTGTAGCATCCTgggggagaaataaaataatctgaaaagaaGCCCCTGGCTTCCTCTGCCTGCACTTCCTGTTCCCATTGCCCCATTCTTTTCTTCTGGTATGTTAATGGACAGAATCAGAATCTGGAAGGTCCAAGATCCTTTTTCATGGGAAGTTTTCTCTTCCAAAAGAACCACATCGATGGGGTTCTTGGCCAGCGTGTCATGTAAAAAGAATTGAAGCCGATTTAAACCCACCTTTGTCCTCTTATTTCCTGGGAAGCTGTTTGGGGGTGTCATTTGCAGCTGGAAGGTGGGGGGGGGTTGCTGAATTCCCCTCCCCTCCGTGTCCCCCCAGTTGGGCGCCTGTGGCCACCGTGGCCACGTTTTGGGTTCAAGTTGTTTGTTGTGCTCACATTTTGGTGTTGAATCTGCTGCTTTGTGGTTGTAAGAAGTTAACTTACCaacatttgtttaattctgcTTGTTTGCTTATTGTTGAATAAAAAAATGGACTGGAATAACCTGGCTCCTGGTTCTTACTGATGCTGCAGCTGGGGCCGGGGTCCCACGGGCCCGGAGGGGGTCCTGCCTCAAGGAGGCCAGAGGGCCATGGGATCTTAGATCTCCAGCTCTgatctgaggcccagagaggggaagtGAGAGGCCGGAGATGCCGGGGGCCAGTGGCAGGAGTCGGACCCGTCTCTGGTCACTGTAAGCAAGGCCCCGGTCGTGCAGGCCTCCATCACTGAGTTCAGTCAGTTTAGGGTCACACCGAGCCAGCGCTCAGCTTCCGGCAGAGGCCACAGGCCCAGAGCGGGCAGGGTCCTTGGTGCCCATCACCTGACCCGGTTTCacaggcagggaaactgaggctccggGGAGGCTTTGGAGCGTGCCCCCAAGGGGCCCCTCTGAGCCCTGGGCAACAAGAGTTTGCATGAAATAAAGTACCCTGCGATTTGGCTGTGGCCATGATGCCAGCTCTTAGCCCGCTCAGGAGCTGACCTGCTGGGACATTGAACCGAGCCCCGTCTGGCTACTGCGGGCTGGGATGGGGGGCACCTTGGGCTGGGCCTTCCTCTCAGTAGGGGCCAAGCAGCCCCGGGCCAGTCGGCGGGGTCCGGTCAGTCATTGGCCAAACACGGGCCAGGACCGCCATTGGGGAGCGGGGAGCTTCGAGGGCTGGCAATATTCCTGAGCTCCTGTTTCCTCTGCCCGCCCCCTGGCACAGCACTGAGACCCCAGCACAACACAGAGTCCCCTCGGCACAGCAGgcacccccttcccccccaaacaGCCCAGTGCCCCCCGGCATAGCACAGAGaccctcttccccacccctccgGCACAGCACAGAGACCCCCAGGATGGGGAGGATGGCAGTCAGCTGGGGACAAGGAGTAAGGACTTGGGGCAACCGTGGGAAGCCAGATGGAGTTGGACGGCTGCGGCTCTCGGAACTGCAGGGGCCCAAAGGCCACAACATGCTGGGCCCTCCTGGCCCCCCCCACTCCAATCCTGTCCTTAAATGCAGGAAAGGAAGCACAGCGTTGGATTAGAAGGGGACCCAGTTACGGAAGCAGAAAACTTTCTGAGGTGTCCTTGGGGCCTATGATAAGAACTGAGTCTTGGGCTCTGTCCAGGCTTGGGGGCAGCTCAGTGCAGACAGGCCCCATCACCTCGAGGGCCAGGGAGGGACCCAGGAGCATTCAGGCCTGGGCGGGAAGCGGCCCTCCCATGACTTCTTTCCAAGGGAACGCTTCCCTGGGAAGATCACtacccttctctcccccccccagaCTCCTAGAGCCCCTGGGAGGGGGCGGGGCTGACTTGGGGCACATCGCAGGGCCCGACTCAGGCCTAACACCTGAGACACTGCAGGCTGCAAAGCCCCGGCCGCCAGCCATCAGTACCTGATTGGAGGGAGATCTCGCGGGATCTCGGGGCGGTTTTCGGTGACCTCTCAGCCTGGTAAGGCCCAAGGCTGGGCAGGCTGGCACTGCCCTCTTCCCCAGGCCCTGGGCCTGTCTGGAACTTCGGGACCGTCCAGTCTGCCGCCTCCAgcgtatttaaaaaaaaaggccaaaatctcttttctttccctcccagaaCATAGAGAAAACATTCTTCCTCAGGCATTGGGCTCATTCTGCACCTTGCTTACCCCCTGACCTCTGGAAGTTTACGAACCCTCTTCGATTACAGAGAGGGACACCGAGGCAGGCTCTGGGCCTCCCATTGGTGAGGGTTCTGGCTAACCGAGGCAGAGGCCGGTGACAGGGGAAGGCAGGGCCCAGGATCCCCCCGGTCCCCCCGGCCCTACGGCGAGTCCCCACTTACCTGTGCTCTGGCTCTCCCTCCGGCCGCCGGCTCAGTGCTGGCCCCCAATCTGGGGGCCTTCGGTGCCGGCCGACTGTCCCCCCGCAGCCGGCTTGGGAGGTTCTCCCACCTCAGCAGGGCgtttacccccctccccagtctcCGTGTTTCCCAGACTCCTGCCCTTGCTTTGGGTCCCAGAAGACAAGGGCTGACCCGGCCACCATgttccatgccctgtggggagcGGGAAACACCCCGACAAATGCCCCCATTTCTCTAGAAGGTGACGAAGGCCTCTTCTCACTTTAGGATGTGTgtcgttccccccccccccccccccaggacaAGCTCAAAGCAAAACCTGCTCCAATGACACAGCGAGACGTTGTGATGAAcacttttatttacaaatataattaaaagctCTGACAGTTATCATGCTCTTCCTTGGAACCtgaaaagggtttttttgtttgttttttaaagtgcaTGCAAAAGAAGTAAAGCATTTCTTTTAAACCGTTTTTTATTGTAAGAAAATACACAGTTTGAAAGTGTGAATAATGTAATATTTATGACCGAGAGATGGGATTGGGGGGTAATGGGAGGCGGGggaaggagatagaaagaaaaaaagatcaaggtcATTTGTTTGAGAGACAGTGTTGGATTCCAAATATTGAAGTGgaaaagggtggg of the Sarcophilus harrisii chromosome 1, mSarHar1.11, whole genome shotgun sequence genome contains:
- the PEBP1 gene encoding phosphatidylethanolamine-binding protein 1 yields the protein MGGVAQRVLWLGTRYLSAHSCSVARVVDCWGRSCRRRRLLCTMPVDLSQWNGPLALREVDEKPQHPLTVKYSDSEIKELGQVLTPTQVKGRPISIDWQGCDPSKLYTLVLTDPDAPSRKDPKFREWHHFLVVNMKGSDISSGTVLSDYVGSGPPKGTGLHRYVWLVYEQSGPLKCDERILSNRSGDHRGKFKVATFRNKYKLGSPVAGTCYQAEWDDYVPRLYEQLAGK